A part of Papaver somniferum cultivar HN1 unplaced genomic scaffold, ASM357369v1 unplaced-scaffold_118, whole genome shotgun sequence genomic DNA contains:
- the LOC113330694 gene encoding uncharacterized protein LOC113330694 — protein sequence MHALVLCPFVASVWLDSSLCFPVHDFHSSTLLDCLDRWLVNATAYLSDDSIKLFADLIWSICNSRNNLIFSKKNKNPSHVISKARFMIIFRNPTVSASPFINVIGATTWMPPSPCWIKCNTDGAFDHVSLANGAGYIMRDYARKPSFCAPITFEVYSPKESETRAIWEVLKKAIELQLTHIIIESDAKTLIDQFSLGNFEGNQRTDALFKDISFF from the coding sequence ATGCATGCTTTGGTCTTATGCCCTTTTGTTGCTTCAGTTTGGCTTGATTCCTCTCTCTGCTTTCCTGTTCATGATTTTCATAGTTCTACTTTGCTTGATTGCCTTGATCGTTGGCTTGTTAATGCTACTGCCTATTTGTCTGACGATTCAATAAAATTATTTGCCGATTTAATATGGTCCATCTGTAATAGTAGAAATAACCTGATTTTcagtaagaaaaataaaaatccctCACATGTTATTTCCAAAGCTAGGTTTATGATTATTTTTAGGAACCCTACTGTATCAGCTTCCCCTTTCATTAATGTTATTGGTGCTACTACATGGATGCCCCCTTCACCTTGTTGGATCAAGTGCAATACTGATGGTGCTTTTGACCATGTGTCTTTGGCTAATGGTGCAGGTTATATTATGAGAGATTATGCTAGAAAACCATCTTTTTGTGCTCCTATCACTTTTGAAGTTTATTCTCCGAAAGAATCAGAAACCAGGGCCATATGGGAAGTTTTGAAAAAAGCTATTGAGCTGCAACTCACTCACATCATTATTGAAAGTGATGCGAAAACTCTGATTGACCAATTCTCCCTAGGTAATTTTGAAGGCAATCAACGGACGGATGCACTTTTTAAAGACATTTCATTTTTTTAG